The Mucilaginibacter terrenus genome has a segment encoding these proteins:
- a CDS encoding FecR family protein produces MEESRKEYLVKGYIEGTATTSEREELLSWYRAEGNEARLSPYQSESEENEAKKRIFNNIQQQVKATGPSKSLTLSRLAIAASVIVIVCLAIFWSTNKGNSAVELATVTTKAGERKIIELTDGSKIWLSAKSSLIYPVAFNGRTREVTFTGEAFFDIAKDKKHPFIVHTANTSTRVLGTSFNIRSFTEHEDVVIALFTGKVSFAGDKKDVTLLPNNQIVYNKKTNLTKVLPIPDVSAILGRHNGYYEYKNVPAKEVVEDITRLYNLQVKVQGGVKDCTFFGRIKPGESPEKFLKKMAFVVNAKMTQKDSVWTIKGGGCNLK; encoded by the coding sequence ATGGAAGAGTCGAGAAAAGAGTATTTAGTAAAAGGATATATTGAGGGAACTGCCACGACTTCAGAAAGGGAAGAGCTATTATCTTGGTATAGGGCAGAAGGCAATGAAGCGCGCTTATCTCCATATCAAAGCGAATCCGAGGAGAATGAAGCAAAAAAAAGAATTTTTAATAATATACAGCAGCAAGTAAAAGCCACAGGGCCAAGTAAGTCACTTACCTTGTCCAGGTTAGCTATAGCTGCATCAGTAATAGTAATTGTTTGTCTTGCCATATTTTGGAGTACCAATAAGGGAAATTCTGCTGTTGAGTTGGCTACCGTTACTACTAAAGCCGGCGAAAGAAAGATTATTGAATTAACGGATGGCTCAAAAATTTGGCTGAGCGCAAAAAGCTCTCTTATTTACCCGGTGGCTTTCAACGGACGTACTAGAGAAGTAACGTTTACTGGTGAAGCTTTCTTCGATATAGCTAAAGATAAAAAACATCCTTTTATTGTTCATACAGCTAACACCAGCACTAGAGTACTCGGAACAAGCTTTAACATTAGATCTTTTACAGAGCACGAGGATGTAGTCATTGCGTTATTCACCGGCAAGGTTTCCTTTGCCGGCGACAAAAAAGATGTGACTTTATTGCCGAACAATCAAATTGTTTATAACAAAAAGACAAACCTTACTAAGGTACTGCCCATACCTGATGTTAGCGCCATCTTAGGCCGGCATAATGGATATTATGAGTACAAAAATGTACCCGCTAAGGAGGTAGTGGAAGATATCACCAGATTGTATAATCTCCAGGTAAAAGTGCAAGGTGGAGTAAAAGATTGTACGTTTTTTGGCCGGATAAAACCAGGTGAAAGTCCTGAAAAATTCCTGAAGAAAATGGCATTCGTGGTTAATGCCAAAATGACTCAAAAAGATAGTGTATGGACGATCAAAGGAGGAGGGTGCAATTTGAAATAA
- a CDS encoding SusC/RagA family TonB-linked outer membrane protein — protein MKNNVSRYMGRKYMLFMKISTIVLIILCSSGILVAATDANGQDVLKKHVTVEFKNILLSEALENISAASGVKFTYNGSVANSNARVSVKVVDKELGTVLIYALDKTPFTFSVLEDEILIKYQQKAPVISKPKQLQRIVTGKVVDEKGEALPGVTVRVKGTTRGGITDVAGKYQVQVNDETEVLVFGFIGYITQEIAVNDQKVIDVKLVPQPQNELKEVAVVAYGTQRKVSLVGAQSTVDVDELKQPVANLSTLLAGRLSGIVGVQRSGEPGSNSANIWIRGISTFTNNSTGPLVLVDGVTRSIDNLDPQDIQSFTILKDASATAVYGVRGANGVILVQTKRGKSGKPKIDADYYEGLSSFTRRPEMADGITYMNAVNEANTTRGGVPKYSQQYIRNTQNNVDPLLYPNIDWLAAVFKNTSRNRRANVNINGGAPNAKYYVSASYYNEGGLLKTDKLSTFDSNIDYTRYNFTSNVDLDVTKSTKVALGVQGYVGKGNYPSVSSGDIFGQAMIVSPVVFPIEYPGGFVPGVNPNGDQRNPYADLTRRGYRTNFQNQLYSNIRITQDLNSIVKGLTFTTLFAFDANNVNGVLRQKREDTWYPDQNTPYNLDGTLNLVRTYTGDGNYLNFKATSSGRNKVYSESSFNYDRTFGKHRIGGLVLFNQEDESRFPADEFTTSIPYRLRSLATRATYSYADRYFAEFNMGYNGSENFAPDKRYGYFPAFGLGWLVSEEKFFESIKKTISFLKFRYSNGIVGSADIGLGRRFGYLTLLSDDPDIVDGFTYGLNNTNSIGGINITDYGVDVSWSRSHKQDLGIDIRAFNDSFSLTFDLFKEHRTGIFLQRAAVPNYVGLTSSPYANLGIVDNKGFDATVEQRLNIGATVVNLRGNVTYNRDKVVENDQPSPKYPWNDQRGHNVLADFGYIAEGLFTSQEEIDASAVPGSKQSIRPGDIKYRDLNGDGIINAYDRTEISRGDVPSLIYGIGFNVAYKGFNLGAFFQGTGHASRYISGNAIQPFATNGGISNAYSNITDRWTEENPRQDVFYPRLAYGDGDNTNNTQHSSWWVKDVQFIRLKTLDIGYMLPKSTFQKIGMSSARIYVMGYNVFTISKFKLWDPELNTGNGTAYPNVKTISFGISAQFN, from the coding sequence ATGAAAAATAATGTATCCCGCTATATGGGACGCAAGTACATGCTTTTTATGAAGATAAGCACCATTGTTCTGATCATTTTATGTAGTTCAGGTATTCTTGTAGCCGCAACTGACGCTAACGGACAGGATGTACTCAAGAAGCATGTTACCGTTGAATTTAAAAATATCCTGTTAAGTGAAGCCCTCGAAAATATTTCTGCTGCTTCCGGTGTAAAGTTTACCTATAACGGATCGGTGGCTAATAGCAATGCCCGCGTGTCTGTTAAGGTAGTTGACAAGGAGCTTGGCACAGTGTTAATTTATGCTCTTGATAAAACACCTTTTACATTTTCGGTACTTGAAGACGAGATATTGATTAAATATCAGCAGAAAGCTCCGGTTATAAGTAAGCCAAAACAGCTACAGCGCATTGTAACAGGTAAAGTTGTAGACGAAAAGGGAGAAGCTTTGCCGGGCGTAACTGTACGTGTGAAGGGCACCACAAGGGGCGGCATTACCGATGTTGCGGGAAAATATCAAGTTCAGGTAAACGACGAAACAGAGGTTTTGGTTTTTGGGTTTATTGGGTACATAACCCAGGAAATAGCAGTTAACGATCAAAAAGTAATTGATGTTAAACTTGTGCCGCAGCCGCAAAATGAGTTAAAGGAGGTGGCAGTTGTTGCTTACGGAACTCAGCGGAAAGTTAGTTTGGTAGGTGCGCAATCTACCGTTGATGTAGACGAATTGAAACAACCCGTTGCCAATCTTTCTACTTTACTAGCAGGAAGGTTGTCTGGTATAGTTGGTGTACAACGTTCCGGTGAGCCTGGTTCCAACAGCGCAAACATATGGATACGCGGTATTTCAACCTTTACTAACAATAGTACAGGACCTTTGGTACTGGTAGATGGTGTTACGCGTTCGATAGACAATCTCGATCCGCAGGACATTCAATCTTTTACCATCTTAAAGGATGCGTCAGCTACTGCTGTTTACGGCGTAAGGGGCGCTAACGGTGTTATCTTGGTGCAAACCAAGCGTGGGAAATCAGGTAAACCAAAAATTGATGCTGATTATTATGAGGGTTTATCTTCATTTACCCGCAGGCCCGAAATGGCGGATGGCATAACTTACATGAACGCCGTTAATGAGGCAAACACCACACGCGGCGGGGTGCCGAAGTACTCACAGCAATACATCAGAAACACACAAAATAATGTCGATCCATTATTGTACCCCAACATCGACTGGTTGGCTGCTGTATTTAAAAACACAAGCCGTAACAGGCGTGCCAACGTCAACATTAACGGCGGTGCACCCAATGCAAAATATTATGTTTCGGCAAGTTATTACAATGAAGGCGGTCTATTAAAGACGGACAAACTATCCACCTTCGATTCCAATATCGACTACACACGTTACAACTTTACCAGCAACGTTGATTTAGATGTTACTAAAAGCACCAAAGTTGCTTTAGGTGTACAGGGTTATGTAGGGAAAGGGAACTATCCTTCTGTTTCTTCAGGCGATATTTTTGGTCAGGCCATGATTGTTTCCCCGGTTGTGTTTCCGATAGAATACCCAGGTGGTTTTGTCCCTGGGGTAAATCCAAATGGTGATCAGCGCAACCCGTATGCTGATCTGACAAGGAGGGGTTACAGAACCAATTTTCAAAATCAATTATATTCAAATATCAGGATCACTCAGGATTTAAACTCCATTGTGAAAGGCCTTACGTTCACCACACTTTTTGCATTCGACGCAAACAATGTCAACGGTGTTTTACGTCAAAAAAGAGAGGACACCTGGTATCCTGATCAAAACACTCCTTATAATCTGGATGGTACCCTCAACCTTGTGAGAACCTATACTGGAGACGGTAACTACCTTAACTTTAAAGCAACGAGCAGCGGGAGAAATAAAGTTTATTCAGAGAGCTCCTTTAATTATGACCGCACTTTTGGTAAGCACCGTATAGGCGGGCTCGTGTTATTCAACCAGGAAGACGAATCGAGGTTTCCGGCTGACGAGTTCACTACCTCGATACCATACCGCTTAAGAAGTTTAGCAACAAGGGCGACGTATTCATATGCAGATCGTTATTTTGCCGAATTCAACATGGGTTACAATGGTTCGGAAAACTTTGCTCCGGATAAACGATACGGTTATTTCCCGGCATTTGGTTTAGGCTGGCTGGTTTCCGAGGAGAAGTTTTTTGAGTCTATTAAAAAAACCATTTCTTTCCTGAAATTCCGCTACAGCAATGGTATTGTTGGTAGTGCGGACATCGGCCTCGGTCGCAGGTTCGGTTATTTGACGTTGTTGTCTGATGATCCAGATATTGTAGACGGATTCACCTATGGCTTAAATAACACCAATTCTATAGGCGGTATAAACATTACTGATTACGGAGTAGATGTTAGCTGGTCTAGATCACACAAGCAAGATCTGGGTATAGACATAAGGGCCTTTAATGATTCCTTCTCTCTAACATTCGACCTTTTTAAAGAGCACCGTACAGGTATATTCCTGCAAAGGGCAGCCGTACCAAACTATGTTGGTTTAACATCATCTCCATACGCCAACCTGGGCATTGTAGACAATAAAGGCTTTGATGCCACCGTAGAGCAGCGGCTTAATATAGGTGCTACCGTAGTGAACCTACGCGGGAACGTTACTTACAATAGAGATAAAGTTGTTGAGAACGATCAGCCTTCACCAAAGTATCCGTGGAATGATCAGAGAGGGCATAACGTACTAGCGGACTTTGGATATATAGCTGAGGGATTGTTTACCAGCCAGGAGGAGATAGACGCCAGCGCGGTACCGGGTTCCAAACAAAGCATTCGCCCGGGCGACATCAAGTATCGTGACCTGAATGGCGACGGCATTATTAATGCTTACGACCGTACAGAGATTAGCAGAGGAGACGTACCATCTTTAATCTATGGCATTGGTTTCAACGTTGCTTACAAAGGTTTTAACCTTGGTGCATTTTTCCAGGGCACAGGCCATGCTTCCAGATACATCTCTGGTAACGCAATACAACCTTTCGCTACTAACGGTGGCATCAGCAATGCTTATTCTAATATTACCGATAGATGGACTGAAGAAAATCCCAGACAAGATGTGTTTTACCCGCGTTTGGCTTACGGGGATGGCGACAACACCAACAATACTCAGCACAGCTCATGGTGGGTGAAGGATGTACAGTTCATCCGTTTAAAAACGCTTGATATAGGGTACATGCTTCCAAAGTCAACGTTCCAAAAAATTGGGATGAGCAGTGCGCGCATTTACGTTATGGGTTACAATGTTTTCACCATTAGTAAATTTAAGCTTTGGGACCCAGAGTTGAACACAGGCAATGGAACCGCGTACCCCAACGTGAAAACAATCTCTTTCGGTATAAGCGCTCAGTTTAATTAA
- a CDS encoding RagB/SusD family nutrient uptake outer membrane protein, which yields MKRILITVIALCIFSLSCKKGFLDQVPDDRLTLDETFRNRNTAEKFLANVYSAIPDEASQRFPGGDNSIGEWTGGSDEAEYDWGFVATQNINNGNYDASSGFIGGFWTTYYRGIRSAGIFMDNVDKVADLPASLKVQYKAEARALRAIYYFWLMRIYGPVVITGDKTIAPDASFADVQLPRSSFDECVEYVTSELDAAMVNLPLKASNDNNYGRINKAFAMAVKSQVLLYAASPLFNGNSDYSSMINADGKKLINDQYDATKWKKAADAAKAFIDQFVPSQFDLYRVNDASGNFSPYLSCRDVMLVDWNKEIIYARISAGVTNRAYELAPYHSGYADEVRGSGGLGATQTMVDAYFMANGRSIDDSKSGYVKTGFSDFQAPYDDKARSTYNQWTNREPRFYVGITYNGSRWLNTNSGEVITQTYNTGNSGKQTGGNDYSPTGYIVRKNIVTGDWRQGGRSWVMLRLAEIYLNYAEALNESDPGNADVLKYVNLIRNRAGVPEYGTGDLPVPAGQTAMREAIRKERRVELAFENSRFFDVRRWKIAETTDNGPFKALNISANVPEFYNLVTFENRVFTKRHYLYPIPQKDVDSDKQLVQNTGW from the coding sequence ATGAAAAGAATTTTAATAACAGTTATTGCATTATGCATATTCAGTCTTTCTTGCAAGAAAGGTTTCTTAGACCAGGTGCCTGATGACCGCCTTACACTCGACGAAACATTTAGGAACAGGAACACGGCCGAAAAGTTTTTAGCAAACGTTTACTCCGCAATACCTGATGAGGCATCGCAACGCTTTCCCGGTGGTGACAATAGTATAGGTGAGTGGACAGGCGGATCAGACGAGGCTGAATACGATTGGGGTTTTGTCGCTACCCAAAACATTAATAACGGTAACTATGATGCATCCAGTGGCTTTATAGGCGGTTTTTGGACCACGTACTACCGCGGAATCCGTTCTGCAGGTATATTTATGGACAATGTTGACAAAGTTGCTGATCTGCCCGCCTCTTTGAAAGTTCAGTACAAAGCGGAGGCTAGGGCATTGCGAGCTATTTACTATTTCTGGTTGATGCGCATTTATGGACCTGTAGTAATCACTGGCGACAAGACCATCGCTCCTGATGCATCGTTTGCTGATGTGCAGCTGCCACGGAGTTCGTTTGACGAATGTGTTGAGTACGTGACATCAGAGTTGGATGCTGCAATGGTCAATTTACCTTTAAAAGCATCAAACGATAATAACTATGGACGTATTAACAAAGCTTTTGCTATGGCTGTAAAGTCCCAGGTTTTGTTATATGCAGCCAGTCCCTTATTCAACGGTAACTCCGACTATAGTTCTATGATTAATGCTGACGGGAAAAAGCTAATTAATGATCAGTACGACGCTACTAAGTGGAAGAAAGCAGCTGATGCAGCAAAGGCGTTTATTGATCAGTTCGTTCCATCTCAATTTGATCTCTACCGGGTAAACGATGCTAGCGGCAACTTTAGTCCGTATCTATCTTGTCGAGACGTAATGCTGGTGGATTGGAACAAAGAAATTATATACGCTAGGATTAGTGCGGGTGTTACCAACAGGGCTTATGAACTGGCGCCTTATCACTCTGGTTACGCCGATGAGGTTAGGGGAAGCGGTGGCTTAGGAGCAACCCAAACCATGGTTGATGCTTACTTTATGGCAAACGGGCGTTCTATAGACGATAGTAAATCCGGCTATGTAAAAACAGGTTTTTCTGATTTCCAGGCACCTTATGATGACAAAGCCCGCAGTACCTACAATCAATGGACAAACAGGGAACCTCGTTTCTATGTAGGGATAACTTACAACGGCAGCAGGTGGCTGAATACCAATAGTGGCGAAGTGATTACTCAAACATACAATACAGGTAATTCAGGTAAGCAAACTGGTGGGAATGACTATTCGCCAACCGGCTATATTGTTCGTAAGAATATTGTAACCGGTGACTGGAGGCAAGGCGGAAGATCATGGGTGATGCTAAGGCTTGCAGAGATATACCTTAACTATGCCGAAGCACTTAACGAAAGTGACCCAGGCAATGCGGATGTTTTAAAGTACGTTAATCTGATAAGGAACAGGGCTGGCGTGCCGGAATATGGTACAGGAGACCTGCCTGTTCCTGCAGGACAGACTGCCATGAGGGAAGCGATCAGGAAAGAACGCAGGGTTGAACTTGCATTTGAGAACAGCCGCTTTTTTGATGTACGCCGCTGGAAAATTGCAGAAACCACAGATAACGGGCCGTTTAAAGCATTAAATATAAGCGCTAACGTTCCAGAGTTTTATAACCTGGTAACCTTTGAAAATCGCGTATTTACTAAAAGACATTACCTGTATCCCATTCCCCAAAAGGATGTGGACAGTGATAAGCAGTTAGTTCAAAATACCGGCTGGTAA
- a CDS encoding TlpA disulfide reductase family protein has product MKKLIKKFARLVCLVLALPAVSSGQNVNFTLSGSIGDLSKPSMVYLDYMDNGKSHEDSTELVNGKFKFTGRIQDIATARMSVAHGGGGKQFAIYRGGDVIYFYFGPENIMMTSKDSLINAAVNGSKVYEEFTAYNKSIGGSMMALTKAVNQDFASGTPEQQKDESYIKAVDARFRRAIAARSDKQLQFAKEHPNSYFGLVALSEAAGTKVDLPKIEPIYKALNPNLKQTDVGVELAQRIKAAGTIVIGNQAPLFTQADLNGRPLSLASLKGKVVLIDFWASWCSPCRAENPNLSKQYQLYKDKGFEILSVSLDSDKKSWQTAIDHDGMPWKHVSDLKGWNNNVGRLYGIRAVPACFLVDANGKIIATDVRGESLNAKLKELFTK; this is encoded by the coding sequence ATGAAAAAGTTAATAAAAAAGTTTGCTCGACTTGTTTGCCTGGTACTAGCGCTTCCGGCGGTAAGCAGTGGGCAGAATGTAAACTTCACCCTCTCGGGAAGTATTGGTGATCTCAGCAAACCCTCTATGGTTTATTTGGATTACATGGACAATGGTAAAAGCCATGAGGATTCTACAGAGCTTGTTAATGGCAAGTTTAAGTTTACCGGACGTATTCAGGACATTGCTACTGCACGTATGTCCGTTGCTCATGGCGGAGGTGGCAAACAGTTCGCGATTTATCGCGGTGGTGATGTTATATACTTCTACTTCGGTCCGGAAAACATCATGATGACCTCCAAAGATTCGCTTATTAACGCTGCTGTAAACGGGTCTAAAGTTTATGAAGAATTTACCGCCTATAACAAATCTATCGGTGGATCAATGATGGCCCTTACCAAAGCCGTTAACCAGGATTTTGCAAGCGGTACACCAGAGCAGCAAAAGGATGAGAGTTATATCAAAGCAGTAGATGCGCGGTTTCGCAGGGCCATAGCGGCAAGATCTGATAAACAGCTGCAATTTGCTAAAGAACACCCAAACTCTTATTTCGGGCTGGTAGCACTTTCTGAAGCTGCCGGAACTAAAGTTGACTTGCCGAAGATAGAACCAATTTACAAGGCGCTAAATCCAAATCTTAAGCAAACAGATGTGGGTGTAGAATTGGCTCAACGTATTAAAGCTGCGGGCACAATAGTAATTGGTAATCAGGCTCCATTGTTTACCCAGGCTGATCTAAATGGTAGACCATTGTCTCTAGCATCCTTAAAAGGAAAGGTGGTGTTAATTGATTTTTGGGCAAGTTGGTGCAGCCCATGCCGTGCAGAAAATCCGAATTTGTCTAAACAGTACCAGCTTTACAAAGACAAAGGGTTTGAAATACTTTCGGTTTCGTTAGACAGCGATAAAAAGAGCTGGCAAACTGCGATAGATCATGACGGTATGCCATGGAAACACGTGTCAGATTTAAAAGGCTGGAACAATAATGTAGGCCGGCTATATGGAATAAGAGCGGTGCCTGCTTGCTTTCTTGTTGATGCAAACGGTAAGATTATCGCTACCGATGTAAGAGGCGAATCACTAAATGCAAAGCTTAAAGAGCTGTTTACAAAATAA
- a CDS encoding alpha-L-fucosidase, with translation MTKYKAIGLFFLVVLFTKVKSQTLENASPRPLAQLQQEFVDLRFGMFIHFNIPTYMNQDWADPEAPASLFNPTKLNCDQWAKAAKSANMSYGCITTKHHSGFCIWDTKTTNYNVMNSPLKRDVVKEYVDAFRANGLKVFLYYSILDTHHQLRPNAITPKHIAMVKAQITELMTKYGKIDALIIDGWDAPWSRISYDDVPFQDIYTLVKSKQPNCLVMDLNGAKYPAEGMYYTDIKTYEMGAGQRVATDKNTMPALACLPLQYNWFWETNHPTDPVKAPSKIVNDILIPLNKVNCNFILNVAPNRDGLFDDNALDALKEIGRLWKNEGPVGKLPALDAPIISHNLAKKVFANSSWSDDSSIMDFANDDDFSTSWVSNPTVTKPWYEVALKPEQPFNTIVIAEQKPNITDYTLEYLSNGVWKKLLTGQNKSRIKVHRFNTVKGSKVRIRIDKADHQVSIAEFEVYNEKR, from the coding sequence ATGACTAAGTATAAAGCCATAGGCTTGTTTTTTCTTGTTGTACTTTTCACAAAGGTTAAATCGCAAACTTTGGAGAATGCATCGCCGCGGCCGCTTGCTCAACTACAGCAAGAATTCGTTGATCTACGTTTTGGAATGTTCATCCACTTCAATATTCCAACTTACATGAACCAGGACTGGGCAGACCCGGAAGCTCCGGCTTCTCTGTTTAACCCTACAAAGCTCAACTGCGATCAATGGGCAAAGGCAGCAAAATCAGCCAATATGAGCTATGGCTGCATTACTACTAAGCACCATAGTGGTTTTTGCATATGGGATACCAAGACAACCAACTATAACGTGATGAACAGCCCATTAAAAAGAGATGTTGTTAAGGAGTATGTTGATGCGTTCAGAGCAAATGGGTTGAAGGTGTTTTTGTACTATTCTATATTAGATACACATCATCAATTACGCCCAAACGCTATCACACCTAAGCACATAGCAATGGTGAAAGCACAAATAACCGAACTTATGACAAAGTATGGAAAAATTGATGCATTGATCATAGATGGGTGGGATGCGCCATGGTCTAGAATATCTTACGATGATGTGCCGTTTCAGGATATATACACATTAGTTAAATCTAAACAGCCGAATTGTCTTGTGATGGACCTCAATGGTGCAAAGTACCCGGCAGAAGGCATGTATTACACTGATATTAAAACTTATGAGATGGGAGCAGGGCAACGGGTTGCTACCGACAAAAACACAATGCCAGCATTGGCTTGCCTGCCACTTCAATATAACTGGTTTTGGGAAACTAATCACCCAACTGATCCGGTTAAAGCTCCGTCTAAAATTGTAAATGATATACTAATACCGTTAAACAAGGTGAATTGTAACTTCATCTTGAACGTGGCGCCAAACCGTGATGGGTTGTTTGATGACAATGCACTTGACGCCTTAAAGGAAATAGGCAGATTGTGGAAGAACGAAGGTCCCGTAGGCAAGCTGCCGGCGCTTGATGCGCCGATCATCTCCCACAATCTTGCAAAAAAGGTATTTGCCAACTCTAGCTGGAGCGATGACTCTTCGATAATGGACTTTGCTAATGACGATGATTTCAGCACTTCATGGGTATCTAACCCAACTGTGACAAAGCCTTGGTACGAGGTTGCGTTAAAGCCTGAACAGCCGTTTAACACTATTGTAATTGCCGAACAGAAGCCGAACATTACTGATTATACGCTGGAGTATTTAAGTAATGGCGTCTGGAAGAAACTATTAACAGGGCAGAACAAAAGCAGGATAAAGGTGCATCGTTTTAATACTGTAAAGGGCAGCAAAGTCCGGATAAGGATTGATAAAGCCGATCACCAGGTTTCAATAGCAGAGTTTGAAGTTTACAACGAAAAAAGATAG
- a CDS encoding trypsin-like peptidase domain-containing protein, whose amino-acid sequence MNRYKALLLIIIQLVFIISHSGAQPGMSIKNDLTGKLQRNLLAVVAKVASSSVLMWSIDEQTGARQSSQFSGVVVSSDGIILSAAHVVKPGESYKVMFPDGRECIAKGLGTISIPPERMLPDAAMLKIIDKGPWPFAEMGWSSSMSVGSPCVSIAYPESLEQRQPTVRFGQIAVLKNKYGFIQSTCKMEPGDSGGPLFDLMGRVIGIHSGIEVSEQINHEVPIDIYRKYYSALTKAVDYQKLPDANESEKDILFKTVELSPLKGDVLKKFTNIGHDQRKSCVQIKSLIEGQEQLILGTIVMSKISTGKRLSTGLLISKSSMVGENPVIILNHKIVRATVLRRDRLNDLVLLSTDEKLPGGVKLNELERSATHINSAGSLLISPMPDSTPVVAVLGSAIVDLPPKSSYGYIGAFTGLDSNGLKFTFIQPNSAAALAGLNIGDGVESIGGHPVNDELDFVKSFGKYMAGDTVLITIKRNDKKMEKMMVLQYPPQKILNHPAEHFSGGKTLRRDGFKKVFTQDAILTPSQCGGPVYDIEGNFVGINIARFSRANVVIIPTVAIENWYYKIFF is encoded by the coding sequence ATGAATAGATACAAAGCTTTACTATTGATTATTATCCAGTTGGTATTTATTATCTCACATTCAGGTGCGCAGCCAGGTATGTCGATCAAAAACGATTTAACTGGAAAACTACAAAGGAATTTGTTAGCTGTCGTTGCTAAAGTGGCTTCTTCATCTGTACTTATGTGGTCCATTGATGAGCAAACAGGAGCAAGGCAGAGCTCTCAATTCAGCGGAGTAGTCGTGTCCAGTGACGGAATAATATTAAGTGCAGCCCATGTGGTGAAACCGGGGGAAAGCTACAAGGTTATGTTTCCGGATGGTCGCGAATGTATAGCAAAGGGCTTGGGCACTATTTCCATACCGCCGGAGCGAATGCTTCCGGATGCGGCTATGTTAAAGATTATCGATAAAGGCCCCTGGCCCTTTGCAGAAATGGGCTGGTCATCATCCATGAGTGTGGGATCACCCTGTGTCAGTATAGCTTACCCCGAGAGTCTGGAGCAACGGCAACCAACCGTTCGTTTTGGACAGATTGCCGTTTTAAAAAACAAGTATGGTTTTATTCAATCTACCTGCAAAATGGAACCAGGCGATTCCGGTGGTCCACTATTTGATCTGATGGGACGGGTAATAGGAATACACAGCGGTATTGAAGTATCAGAACAGATCAATCATGAGGTACCGATTGATATTTATCGCAAATACTACTCTGCGCTAACAAAGGCTGTTGATTACCAAAAGCTGCCAGACGCTAACGAGTCGGAAAAAGACATCTTGTTTAAAACCGTCGAACTGTCGCCGCTGAAAGGTGATGTACTAAAGAAATTCACAAATATTGGGCATGATCAAAGGAAAAGCTGCGTTCAAATCAAAAGCTTGATTGAAGGACAGGAACAGTTGATCTTGGGCACCATAGTGATGAGTAAAATTTCAACAGGAAAAAGGCTTTCTACTGGCTTATTGATAAGCAAAAGTTCAATGGTGGGGGAGAACCCTGTAATTATTTTGAATCATAAGATTGTTAGGGCAACAGTGTTAAGAAGAGATCGGCTCAATGACCTGGTGCTGTTATCAACAGATGAAAAATTGCCCGGCGGAGTAAAGCTCAACGAACTTGAGCGTTCCGCTACTCACATCAATAGCGCTGGTAGCTTGTTAATATCGCCCATGCCAGACTCAACCCCTGTAGTTGCGGTGTTGGGAAGTGCCATAGTAGATCTGCCTCCAAAATCAAGCTATGGCTATATAGGTGCCTTTACCGGATTAGATAGCAATGGTCTTAAGTTTACCTTTATACAACCTAATAGTGCGGCAGCACTTGCGGGTTTAAATATTGGAGACGGTGTAGAATCGATTGGTGGTCATCCGGTTAATGATGAGCTTGACTTTGTTAAGTCATTTGGTAAATACATGGCTGGTGATACGGTTCTGATCACCATTAAAAGAAACGATAAGAAGATGGAAAAAATGATGGTGCTACAGTACCCACCGCAGAAGATTTTAAATCATCCGGCAGAACATTTTAGCGGGGGCAAAACCTTGCGAAGAGATGGCTTTAAAAAAGTATTTACACAAGACGCAATTTTGACTCCGTCTCAATGCGGCGGCCCCGTATATGACATCGAAGGTAACTTTGTAGGTATTAACATAGCCCGGTTTAGCCGGGCTAACGTGGTGATCATTCCAACAGTAGCAATTGAAAATTGGTATTACAAAATATTTTTTTAG
- a CDS encoding helix-turn-helix domain-containing protein has product MSKIRQILRMYSQGRSKLSIAAQNGVSRNTAKKYLAAYDASGFTFEEINTLNDKELEDFFGKSNERSPDKRTPALQRCFPQIDKELKRVGMNCRILWEAYIKEFPDGLK; this is encoded by the coding sequence ATGAGCAAGATTAGACAGATCTTAAGAATGTACAGTCAGGGCCGCAGTAAGCTATCGATAGCGGCACAGAACGGCGTATCACGTAATACGGCCAAGAAGTACCTTGCCGCCTACGATGCCAGCGGCTTTACATTCGAGGAGATCAATACCCTTAATGACAAAGAACTGGAGGACTTCTTTGGCAAAAGCAATGAACGTTCTCCCGATAAACGCACGCCTGCCTTGCAGCGCTGTTTCCCGCAGATAGATAAAGAGTTAAAGCGGGTTGGCATGAACTGCCGCATCCTGTGGGAAGCTTATATCAAAGAGTTCCCTGACGGCCTCAAGTAA